Genomic DNA from Asterias amurensis chromosome 2, ASM3211899v1:
TCATAGTCACGCGGTTATAGTATTgaacagattaaaaaaaaacttactgaGGTGAAGAATTTGTACCTTATTTTAAGACAATCGACAGTAAAAGTTGCACTGGAGAGAGTACGTTATTTACACAAAATTCCTTGTATTCTTAGTTTTCTTTTTAGCAACACAATTAGTTGTAATCAAAGATCAGAGAGCGCCGTAGGCGCTATACGATCTTTGGTTGTAATACataatagcccccccccccccccgctaaTTGATTTTCGTGCGCCCCACCCCCATTTTGACTTTGGGAATAGGTTACCTTTGCTAACATTCTCATACTATGTCTCTTAATCGGTATGGCAAGGTGGGTTTTCTCTCCCATGGGTAGCCGATGTCGCAGGGagttctgcccccccccccgcacaaCGGTCCGGGGGCAGGGACACACATATTCTCCTGCCTAGGGTTTTCTGTCCGCCAGGGGAATTGGTCCCCCTCTCTCTTTAAACCGAATGGAAATTAAtgtggttttattttaatatcatTTGTTTTCCTCTGTGCAACTCTTGTAATCTttttacacaataaaataagatttttgttgttgttccttttcattaaaaatgttcATTGGATGTGGAACTCTTCTCCGTCAACACCAGCCATGTTACTCTTACGGGCTACTAGTTTGTCATACGGAGTCTAAGTCCCACACCAACATTATAATGCAAGTGCATATCATATTTACACATGTGGACACTGAATGCAGACGACCTAAAATAAAGTTGTCCACATCATTCTGTGATTTGATTGGTCTGatgtgatgtttgtcagctgcacccacatcacctcggaccaatcaaacacagatatggaaagcttacatCACTGCACGTTACCAATGccatcattgtatccaatgaattCACTGGTTCTGAAGATAAACTGAGTTACATGTCTTTATCCTCGcgaataaagacaggggccatGTCTACTCCAGCAGGAGTGCCCTTGAAAAACACCCCGAACACCTGACGTCACAGCTTCAGGCTAAAAAGTGTAGCATGCGTTGCCATGGCATCGAGTGCTGCCAGCTAGCAATGATCGGGTTGTGAAATTACCACGGAGCCACACCTCGCCCGGGCAACAACAGAAACTCATGGTGAAAAATGGCTGGAGAGAAATTTCTCGTTCGCCTTTTTGCTCTCAAGTTACTGATGTGCCCTTGTGTTCTGACAAGCTATTGTACGCCTGGATGGGAACGAGCTGGCAAGACATGTTACCGTCTGCTGGAGACAGAAATGACCTGGGACGAGGCAGATGAGGAGTGCCGTGCTTTGGGTGGTGGCTTGGCTGTACCCGGCTCCAAGACGGAGCAAGATGCTATATGGGGGATAGCCAAGGAGCACTTTGGATCAGGTAGTGAGGTCTGGATCGGTTGTCGCAAGAAACATGGATTTTGGCACTGTATTGAACATGATGGTCAAGTGGGTGATTTCACCGGCTGGGATGATGGTGAGCCAAACTTTAATAGAGCGGATGACCTTTGCGCAAGGATGAAATATAATAAAGAAGCGCGCTGGTACGACAAGGAATGTACCAACAACTGCAACGCAATGTGCGAGACCTCCCCTGACACCGACGTTCACTCTTACTGCACCATGGCCGACGATAACGGTCGCATCTTGAGCCGATGTCTGACCGGTCATGTCATCACGGAGTTGCCGCTCAAAGGTGTCATCGCGTGTGGATCAGCGTGCCGGGGCGAGCCTCGTTGCCGCTCCTTCAATGTGCGTCATGGAAGCCATGGTACCGGCAAGGCCTGTCAGCTGAACGACAAGACACGCCAAGAAGCGACACACGACTTTGTGGAAATGGCTAATTGCTACTATTTTGACTTGTGAATTGTTACACACGGACAATGTTTCCGATTAATACAAATTCCaaatgtatttattaatggTACGGTATCATCGCAAGTTCCTAAGAACTTGCCAAAATCCTaaagttttaaatttgaaaGCAGTACGAATAAAACGTAACTTTTAGCAACACGCGATTGTCAAGTTTCAGCACTTTAATAACCTTTTCCACGTGTAACCTGTGTGACGTAACCGTTTGCATCATCCATTGACTGTTTGCATCACGACTTCTTGCAGTGCTCCATGAAACAATCATTTTGTGTCACCAAGAAACTTATTTACTGTTTGCATCAGGTATTCGCATTGTGCTACATGAACACATTAAGAACTTATACGTTTTCACCACGTATTTCCTCTGTCCGTCATGATTCAACATTTATGTCACTAAACAAACACTAGTAACCGATACATTGCAACCATGTGTAATTTAAAAAGCGTTCAATACCATTTCAtagtttattattgtttaaacccaattttcacaggtttgttattttatgcatatatgtacatgtacaccaagtgaaaagaccggtctttgacaataccaaaggtgtccagtgcctttaaaggaactggaggacactgttggttattattactcaacataattgttagcatataaatGTACTtagtaacgaacaatggagagctgtttataccAAATTGagtcattgtgagaaacggctccctctgaaatagtttttgggaaagaggtaatttctcactcaattaatatCAAAAGACTTCGGGCCTCAATCCTTTTACTATGCATCTGACGTcacttttctttcatcattctcttgcacctttgatgaccaatgtaatattgagtcaaaattgtcacagattatttatttgttgggataaaccaagtgagaatactacccctagtctttgacaataataatttggaaagtgttcagtgccttaaacttgattgcaaatttctcctGTAGTTTAAATGTTAGTAGAACAATATCTGCCTTATTTGCTGATGGCATTAAAGTCTGATATAGGGATACGCTAATGGCGTGCCAATTATTGTGTGAATGCAAAATTGCTGTACTTATAGTGCATTGACGTCTAATAACAgggtggttaaaggcagtggacactattggtaattactcaaaataattattagcataaaacctttattgttacgactaatggggagaggtttaatggtataaaacactgtgagaaacggctccctctgaagagccatagttttcgagaaagacgtaattttccacgaatttgatttcgagacctcggatttagaacttgaggtctcgaaatcaaccatctgaacgcacacaacttcgtgtgactagggtgggttttttctttcattattatctcgcaagttcgatgaccgattgagctcaaattttcacaggtttgttattttatgcatatgttgagatacaccaactgtgaaggctagtctttgacaattaccaatagtgtccactgcctttaatgttgcgATCATGTAAATCGATTGTGTCTCTGCTAAATGTTATGTCCCTGTAATGCATAAAGTTGATTGCCATTTGCGGCCACATACTAAACATGTAGGCCTCTCCTTCAATAAATAGGCCCCACACTAATGGGAGGGTGAGGGCGCTCTTAAAACTAACGGTTGAAGAACGGCTGAAAATCGACGCCTCCTTAGAAATAGTCCGCATAAATGTATAAACTTTCAATAAGCAGTATTAAATTCAGTTCAATTTTAATGGCTGCATCATCTTTGATAACAGTAATCCACAATAAATCACAGTTGACAGGTGGTCCAATACTATGGTAATTAACAATGATGATATACTATAGCTTTCAGAGTCGTTAATATCATGTTTTGAGAGCTGagattataatgatccacccattaaattatttttgcagaatataataaaataatgcaaGTGATCAATGTCAACGGACGTCTTTACTTTGTAAATTAATGTTGTATGCCAGTTAATAAGCAAAGGTCCTTCATAAACTGAGTAAACTTGATATAGAAGGTGGGAACTTGTAGTTTCGTCTGATGCGAGACCGCCCATAGTACAATGGTGATGGGTCTATTTATGACAGAAACTCTGTCTGGCTGTATTGAAGGGTCTGGGTACGTTTTGTACCAcagaacacaatgtccacagatttacgtaacttacactgtttgaataTAATGgtacaaagcttcccttgaaatattactcgctgaggtgatgtaggttttgagaaatgagtaaaacaagtaacgaatataattttcgtctcatgagacgaacattatttatcatgtaaaacgtattttcgtgacattgttttacccattttcaaaaactacagcacctcagcaagcaatattttaaggtaagctttctatcattatattcaaacagtgtaagttatgtaaatctgtggacattgtgttctgtggtacaaaaagtacctagaccctttaCAAATTCTGCCTGCCTGGATTGTCCTTGAAGCTTCAGCATTTAACGACATGGTACAGACGTCCTTGAAGCTTCAGCATTTAACGACATGGTGCAGACACAGTCTCATACACATCCCCATCATTCTTGCTCTCTTTCTCGATGCCTTCGCTAATACTCTCATAGGTATCATCATCGGTCTGACACTGCGGGTTTTCTCTCCCAGGGGTAGCCATGTATCTCTTACGGGCGACTTGATTGTCATTCGGAGTCTCGTGGTCTTCGTTGAAGACTTGGTTCATGTACACTCCACCAGAACCGGTGGTGTCATCTTTACGAAAACCGACTTTAAAGATCTTACTTCCATGTTTAGAGATCGACCCTTTGTATCTTCTCTTGTAGAGCCTCCGAAACAAGAAAATCAAAGCAGCCATAAAACAGGTTAGGGCGAAGGTAATGAATATAGTAGGGATATCAGACACGCTCAGCTGGAGAGAAAATTGGGGTGTGTTTGTTGGAGATGGAGAAGGGTCTGAGATTTGGGAATCTGGATTTGTGACAGTAACGTTCACCATAGCTGTGTCAACCTCACTGAGCACGTTTTGAGCCCGGCAAGTGTAGACCCCTTGGTCAGCAAGCTCCAGTGGTGTGATAAGCAGAATCCTCCCCTGGAGAATAGCAAATCTTCCTTGCCAATCGTGAGGTATCTCGGTGCCGTTTGGTGAGAGCCAAGTTACGGTCGGAGCAGGAATGCCAGTAGCTGTACATTCAAGAGTCGCACTCTGCCCAGACACGACTATCACATCGTCATTGTCTGTCATTGTCAACGGAGGTTGACAGGAGAAGTTGGAGATACCCAAGTCTGTTATCACTGCCCCATAGTGTTGCTTCGGTCCTTCACACCGAGGCTCAAAATACGGTGGATTGTTAAGCAGCCAGTCTCGCAGACCTGTGAGCCTACAGTCACACTGCAATGGGTTGCCTTCTAGCTCGAGTTTGGACAAAGCTCTATTTCTTCCAGGTAGAGAATCACCAGGCACGACTTGGATCAGGTTAGAACTCATATCCAGTACTTGCAAGTTATCACAGAAACCCAAGATAGTTTCTGCGTCGTGAATCAGATTGTGAGCCAGTGAGAGATCCTGTAGGTTTGTAAGATTAATAAGAGCACAGTCCTGCAGGTCGACCAGCTGAAGCTCATTTCGGGATAAGTCCAAGGTAAGAATTTCAGGCACCAGTTGAAACATCTGTGAGTTGACGCTAGTGAGTTGATTCCCTGCGAGATACAGACTCTCCAACGACACCAGACCCATGAAGTAATCAGGATGTAACATGGTGAGTCGGTTGTTGGTGATGGAGAGCTCAAATAAGATAGACTGGTTGAAAAATACTCCAAACAAAGACGTCAGGGCATTGTCATCGAGATACAGTGACCTTAGCATGGTGAGTTGACTCAGTGCAGTGGTTGAGATGAACAAGAGACGATTATTGGCTACATGCAGTTCAGTCAGATCGACAAAACCTGACAGGGTTTTCGAGGACAGGTTTGCCAGCAGGTTCGTATCGGCGTTTAAGAACTCCAGCCCTTCGGCCCAGTTTTGTTGAATCAAGGAATCGAATAAGTTGTTGCTCATGTTCATTCTCTTCATCGTGTTTCTGTACTGACTGAAGTGGATGTTATTCCAGTTTGACAGTCCGTTACTGCCTACGTTTAATGTATCTGGAGTTGCGCCAATGCTTACCGACTGTAGTTGGTTGTGAGTAAGTGAACATATATCGATGCTGAGGTCTGGGCGATGGATATTCAgatattgtattttattgtgaTCTAAAAGAAAAGAAGTAGGCCTACCTCCGTAACTACCGTCCACATGAAAACCCACGTAAGTCAGTCGGTTAAACTGCAGGCTGATATCAGTATATAACGAATCAAACAAGTGTACATGAAAATAACCGATTAAATTAAAATCGGCCGAGAACCGCTGCATTGTGACGCAGCGTGGAATATTGTTTAAATATGTAATGGAGTTATAGTCTACTGAGAGCTCAGTGAGAGAGCTCAGCTGACAAGTATTCGGCAAGTCAGAAATGACGTTGTGATCAACAGACAATATCTGCAGGCTATCTAGCTCACTGGATTCCAGCAGTGACGTCACATCAGCTATGTTATTGTAGTCAAGGTACAATTCAGCTAGCCTGAAGAATGTGCCATTGAAATCGTCTGGTGACAGCTCTGATATGTTGTTGTGGCTTAGATCCATGATGAGGGCGTCTGGGTAGCTGACGGGGATGCAGTCAAGATTGAGCGAGGAGCAGTCAGCCTTTGCAGTGACGTAGTCGTAAACACACTGCGCATGACTGCAGGTCGATGATGCGGATATTGAAATACAAACTCCTAAACAGAAGAAGAGTAACATTCCACCTCCAAGTGATCCCATTGTAATCTGAAGAGAATGAAATAGAAAATCTTTATTATTCGGTCGAATTATTGATCGTCAACTTAAAGACTACATAGAGGCAAACGGGTTTTAAAAGTTGATTTTAGTTtggcattttaaaggcactggacaatattggtagttactcaaaattattgttaacataaaaacttacattgcaacgagcaatgcagagctgttgataatttgaaacattgtgagaaacggctcgctctgaagtaacgcagtttttgagaatttaaGAGGTAATTTAAACACAGGCCTGAATTATTgagtttgagtgagaaattacttccttctcaaaaactacattaggtttcagggagccgtttcccacattgttttacactaccaacaGTTTTTCATTGCTcgtttacaaagtaagtttttatgctgaaaattattttgagtaattacaaaaagtgtccagtgcctttaaaacgacACGGACTGCCATTTCAAATACTTTAGTTTGCAATGTTGTATGCATTttatcgagaaaaaaaaatcgtacTGGAAGTGATTTGTACCTTTCAAAGTCTAAAGAAGTGCCCCATTTTTTAGTGATCAAATCACACACTCACACGAAATGCCTGCCCGAAAATGATTTTTGATGTTAAAAAAATGCACGTTGCAAATAGCTGCATATAATTTAAACACGGTTTGAGCGAATAATTATTATAGTTACATTGATAGATCAGGCTTGCCCCAGTATCTGTTTAATTGCAACCTTACGAAGCAAGATAACATTTTGCTTGAACATTAAATGAAATTATAGTACATGACTGCGAACAATATTGAGTGACGCGACGTTTGAATTGGGCGCTCATTGTCGAATATTACTGATTAAACCTATAttaaagtaaataaacaaaatgatttttttttaaatcatgtcGAAAAACGGTACATTTGAAAGCAGAAacgattttttaaatgttatacTTAAAAGTCACGTAtgggcacgtttggtaattttcacttggtgtatcccaaagtatgctttaaaggcagtggacactattggtaatcgtcaaagactagccttcacagtctcaacatatgcataaaacaacaaacctgtgacaatttgagcgcaatcggtcatcgaacttgcgagataataatgaaagaaaaaacacccctgtcacacaaagttgcgtgcgttcagatgcttgatttcgagacctcaaattctacacttgaaattaaattcgtagaaaattacttctttctcgaaaactatgtcacttcagagggagccgtttctcacaatgttttatactatcaacctctccccattactcgttataaagtgaggttttatgctaataatttattttgagtcaataccaatagtgtccactgcctttaaataaatctgtaaaaatatgGGCTCAATATCATCGAatttgcaggagaataatgaaaaaacaaaaaaaaaaaccatttgttGCATTACTGTGTGTAATTTCGGATACTTGACTTGAAGACCTCACAATCTGAATccggggtctcgaaatcacatacTAAAAGGCtgcagctgaagtcttttataatttgagtgagaaattacctccttctcaaaaagtatacgttacttcagagagagccgtgtctcaaaatgttttattaatgttttattaatttattttatttttatactatcgacagctctccattgcttgttagcaagtaagttttttaactaacaattattttgagtaattaccaatagtgcacaTTATTTCTTtgagccattatacactttcagcacagattttgttttacagatttacaaataactttcagggtttacagaaggttatggtgaaatacttctcttgaaatattattccatgaaatgctttactttttgagaaaacagtaaaacaatatcaattctcgatagcgagaattacggatttattttaaacacatgtcatgacacggcgaaacgtgcggaaacaagggtgggttttccccgtgattttctcccgactccgatgaccgattgagcctaaattttcacaggtttgttattttttatatcagttgtgtgatacacgaagcgtgggcctttggacaaaactgcttaccgaaagtgtccaatggctttaatacagaAAGTCATAACTTCAATGAGCAGTTGAAGGTGTGTCATGGATATAGGGCAAGTGAAACAAATACTAAAACAAAGAGCACAAAACTTGGTGCTATTAGGAAAAAGGAATTCACTTACTCGATTGTATTTCCCTTCGAAAGATCGGCAGAAGAATCCTCTTGTAAAAGAAACGCATCAAGTTTCTCCTTTCTTGATACTGGTATCTCAGAGTCTGAGCACAAAGTGACTGAATTGTCACGATGTTACCTCAATTTAATGTGGATGGGGTTCGAAACAAAATATCGCTGTTGAACTTCCCTGTTCtgttagacttgatttcaagtctgggACTGCGATTATTTCTCTTCATAGGCCACGCAGAATTCCCTGGCAGATTTGCTATCACACGCTCTAAACTCGCAATCTCAGGCTGAGAGTGACGGAGGTTTATCCACAACagggcgctgtttcagccaATAATGTATCGGCTATATCATGCAGGACTACTAAAAACCACGATCAcggacttggaaccaagtctatgtTCTGTTTGTAAAAAAGTTTGTGGTCATCGTAGTATTTGAACAACATCACATGATGTTGTAATCAATGCCGGTCGAAACAGAGACTCAAGGAAGAACATAAATTTTTTCCTCGAGTATTTTGAAGTATTGACAGAAGTTTATTTTACCGAAAATGACTATAAGATCATGAAGATGTGTCCACGTCTCTCGGTTTAATGTTTAACTAGGAATTTTGTTCAATATATTGGGTGTGTGTGGGGGATGTCAAAAGTTTGGCTAAGGTAATAGCATAAGGAAGTTCATAGCAACTCCAATTGCTATATACAATTGatacttttatacaaaatcaCTCTATTTCCCTTTTTGACGGGAAACTAAAACTTAATTTGTAATTCTTTACAAGCAACTCGTGACTCTAGATGTTGAGTATTATACTATTTTGTTGACAGTGTCAGTTTTGGTACTTTTCATCCAGCATTGTGTACCGTGACACGTATCCTTGAAGTAATGGTTCGTTGCACTTGCAGCGTAATATGAATCACGTGCCGCCATTGAATGAGTTACATAAgagaaactataaatataaatataaatagtaaactagcgggtacaaccatgagtaaaatctgtATTTGAAGGATtggtggctctaaaaagagccggtttggtctcgacgtttcgaacagtatactctgctcgtcttcagcagAAGAGtattgttcgaaacgtcgagaccaaaccggctctttttagagccaccactccttcaaatagagatttactcatggttgtcccgcaagtttactattcatattgaTATCTAAGTttctcttattctccacaccatgcgaagcttcaaacaccatttgagTTACATTgggttcttaaagacactggacacctatggtaattgtcaaagaccagtcttctcatttgttgtatctcaacatatgcacggaataacaaacctgtgaaaatttgaactcctggtcgtcgaagttgcgagagaataatggaacaaaaaacacccttgtcccacgaagttaTGTActttcagatccttgatttcgagagctcaaaatcaaactctgaggtctcgaaataaaattcaaatattttagtggaacattctttctcgaaaactactttacttcagagggagccgtttctcacaatgttttatactatcaacagcctctccattgatcgttaacaaggaagtttttatgctaacagtgattaccaatagtgtccagtgcctttaaaggtgttGTTCAGGTTTGGTAGAATGGACAGTGTGTCATCCAATGAAACCAAGTTTGGCTTAATCCGCTGTGTAAATCAGCAGAAAACAGTAAGAACACTTCTCAGCATGTAATCCACACTTTCCTTAATTTGGTTGTAACACCGAAATTATTGCGATTGCAGTTTGTCCTTTTGgggttttcagatacagttctCTCTATAAAACGACTTCATcacagagggaaatatttcacacacaaaatagTAAAAAAGTTCTAGTATAttaaacttcataatcagtattTTGCTGtatattgtgttcattttaccATGCTCATAATTTGAGTTCTGAGAAATGTGAGTTTGTGAATAACCCGGTTTATCTGATGTACAAGAAAATAACAACCAGGCAAAACGGAACTGTGAAATGTCTGTGTGAACTCCCTGTTTGTAAAGGCTGATTCcaatttgaaattgaaatatTCCAAATTGTCCTCAAGCAAGCACACCAAGGGCCAGCAACTCACATGTAATTCTCAATCCGAGTTTCTCCTTGcgaagttatttttattttattttatatatatatatattttttttttttttggggggggcggggggtgtTGTCCCCCAAAACACAATCTGCATCTCTGGTTCAACGACTACGTCACCACAAGCCGCTGACGATTTCAGCCGTGGCAGGGGAGGCGACTAGCCCCGTACCCCTCCTCTCCCCCAACTTGATTTAGGCCACTAAAAACACCGAGGCCTTTAAATTTCAGCCgtggcagggggggggggcgactaGCCCGTACCCCTCCACTCTCCCCTCCCAACTTGATTTACGCCTCGAAAACACTGAGACCTATAGATTTAGATACTTTTCGAGTTCGAATGGACTAGACTCTGTGATACATTCTACCGTAGGAGAGACCGCAAAAGCAATTTTCAATGGAATGATTAAGACCCATACAAATGCATGTGTTTCTATAAGTTCTGTATCACGAGCATTATTTGTACACAAACCATTTATAGTACAGTACGTATTAACCTTGCTGCTGTTGGCTGTATAATATTCACGACCATCATATTCAAATGGTGATCTTGATGTTGACTCGCCTTTCAGTTCAGTTATTCTACCATAATGGAGATCAAagttcaaaatattttaatatcaaAGCACCAAGTATGCTGTAATGACATAAAGGGGAAGCCCCTAGAAATAAGGTGGGGCAAAAAGTATGGGGGCCACGAAATGCTACATTataaatgatgaacaagttGGGGGAAATATTCAGAGGGGTGTACAACTTAATTCGTTGATATCCATTATTATCAAATAAATCCCAACACGTGACTGCGAACAACAGAACGTCTGAACCTCAGATATATCTTATTTGATCTCAAGTTTTACGCCGAGCCGATTGTCAAAGCAGTTTTTTCCATGGCATTGATGGTGCACCTTAGAAtcagcaaaacaaatttagtaTACTTTGTTGTGGTACCTTGATCACATAAGGAAGttagtttgtacaaaaataacctGGACTCTGAAACATTTTCTCCGTTTTTCCTATATTGTTGGCAACGAAAACTCCATAGGTAtgtacagttaaaaaaaaacattttaaaggcagtggacactattggtaattactcaaaataattattagcataaaaacttactttgtaacaagttagggagaggttgatagtataaaacattgcgagaaacggctcccactgaagtgatgtagttttcgagaaagaagtaattttccacgaatttgatttcgagacctcaggtttagaattttgaggtctcgaaatcaagcatctgaaagcacacaacttcgtgtgacaagggtgttttttctttctttattatctcacaacttcgacgaccaattgagctcaaattttcacaggtttgttattttatgcacatgttgagaaacaccaagtgtgaagactggtctttggcaatcacttatagtgtccagtgtctttaaatcagaTTACTCAATGGGTGTCCTTGAGTGATTATGTATTGTGAGAGTGCAAAATGTGCTGCAATATTAAGAAAGAGATTAATATTGTTCTAAAAGTTCAGGGAATGGACAGTTTGGCTTGTGTATCGAACCATCTTTTTAAATTTGGGTAGGGGAACGGGCTTTAGGTTGATAAATAAGTTAATTTGCTGCATGTATCTTCAGATCCAAGTTTGAGGGTCACCTACGTGAAAGTATCTCATATTATTATCCAACATATTGTAGCGTGTTGTAGCGtgactttgttttttgttccaaACAAAAGTGTTTATCTCTATTTTGTTTTGCGCCACAACCAtgctggggaggggggggggggggggggggggctaaagcGGACTTGTAGCAAAGACAATCCTCTTATCACCCTTTCCTTAATATTCAGTGGAGTTCGTGAAATACCTAGTAAGTTGATAAACTAAAGTTCTATTCCCAACCGTGAGATGTTTCCTAACAACTGGAAAGTGTAGAAACGTATACTAAGAAAACAAGTGTTTGCCTAATAATGTTCCTTCCTTGTTCGTCTTTTGCGCAAAAACACTGAGCAACTTTGTGGTTGACGGGAGTATTTGTTGATCTGTCACTTCTTTAGGAAACAATGGGATCCACTGAATGGACACTGTTTCTTTGTTGTCTTGGTGTCTGTATCGGCATCTCTCAGTCATCAACCTGCAGTCACGCGCGGTGTGATTACGACTACGTCACTGCGGAGGCT
This window encodes:
- the LOC139954467 gene encoding uncharacterized protein, whose amino-acid sequence is MGSLGGGMLLFFCLGVCISISASSTCSHAQCVYDYVTAKADCSSLNLDCIPVSYPDALIMDLSHNNISELSPDDFNGTFFRLAELYLDYNNIADVTSLLESSELDSLQILSVDHNVISDLPNTCQLSSLTELSVDYNSITYLNNIPRCVTMQRFSADFNLIGYFHVHLFDSLYTDISLQFNRLTYVGFHVDGSYGGRPTSFLLDHNKIQYLNIHRPDLSIDICSLTHNQLQSVSIGATPDTLNVGSNGLSNWNNIHFSQYRNTMKRMNMSNNLFDSLIQQNWAEGLEFLNADTNLLANLSSKTLSGFVDLTELHVANNRLLFISTTALSQLTMLRSLYLDDNALTSLFGVFFNQSILFELSITNNRLTMLHPDYFMGLVSLESLYLAGNQLTSVNSQMFQLVPEILTLDLSRNELQLVDLQDCALINLTNLQDLSLAHNLIHDAETILGFCDNLQVLDMSSNLIQVVPGDSLPGRNRALSKLELEGNPLQCDCRLTGLRDWLLNNPPYFEPRCEGPKQHYGAVITDLGISNFSCQPPLTMTDNDDVIVVSGQSATLECTATGIPAPTVTWLSPNGTEIPHDWQGRFAILQGRILLITPLELADQGVYTCRAQNVLSEVDTAMVNVTVTNPDSQISDPSPSPTNTPQFSLQLSVSDIPTIFITFALTCFMAALIFLFRRLYKRRYKGSISKHGSKIFKVGFRKDDTTGSGGVYMNQVFNEDHETPNDNQVARKRYMATPGRENPQCQTDDDTYESISEGIEKESKNDGDVYETVSAPCR